A region from the Cryptococcus gattii WM276 chromosome H, complete sequence genome encodes:
- a CDS encoding Hypothetical protein (Similar to SGTC gene model, INSD accession EAL20373.1; CNBF1830): MIYSMNLALEHKINNPHDSYQKVADLYGVSKSTLYDRHANVHASITTSAARHLSIVQEEELVKKINEYAERGTLLTPRHVVEFAEAIYGGKLGINWGSRFIQRHHDTIHSRFSSYSELGRLQADTPETRRAFYHLVKEVYDSGLYAPHLIFNMDETAFELSSSRRVRRVAPRTHPRNGQAVPPSNEHITSVACIGIDSAPVPPLIIYQGAHLQESWFNVREEGDDVRQLAITTNSGWINSYVMLKWLEEAFDPFTRDIASGGRQRRLLILDGAEPHTKVDFLEACWARNIVVLLLPAKMSGRFQPLDVDFFNTLKAAYHRQVDAYQLGSSLRGVAKGMFWGWHQRAWRETTTSRQIRGAWRKSGLFPLDPVVMGVEEQVLGTPPPQAVAVEPLTPHSLRILRANGRAVRQGKLTSYQSMVKLEKATEQHLARIALLEKELASANAALALERATRGSRRRQRYPEGQLFDPSYQEEHAEELATRKAKEAEARRKRRQTARVGHCRAESNAAHACTPGPSGTS; this comes from the exons ATGATCTATTCTATGAACCTCGCACTTGAGCACAAGATAAACAACCCTCATGACAGCTATCAGAAAGTCGCAGATTTATACGGGGTCTCAAAGTCAACCCTCTACGACCGTCACGCCAATGTACACGCGTCCATTACGACCTCGGCCGCTCGACATCTCTCTATCgtgcaggaggaggaattGGTCAAAAAGATCAATGAATATGCCGAACGAGGCACCCTCTTGACACCGAGGCATGTCGTCGAATTTGCAGAAGCGATCTACGGTGGAAAATTGGGTATCAATTGGGGCTCGCGATTCATCCAGCGACACCACGATACCATACATTCGCGTTTTTCCTCTTACAGCGAGCTTGGACGTCTACAAGCAGATACTCCAGAGACACGCAGAGCCTTTTATCACCTT GTCAAAGAGGTGTACGATAGTGGTCTTTACGCCCCCCACCTAATTTTCAACATGGACGAGACTGCTTTCGAGCTCTCGAGCTCTCGAAGAGTCCGAAGGGTTGCGCCACGTACCCACCCAAGAAATGGCCAAGCTGTACCACCGTCGAATGAGCACATCACATCGGTGGCTTGCATCGGCATTGACTCTGCGCCGGTTCCTCCCCTCATCATTTATCAAGGCGCACATCTGCAAGAAAGCTGGTTCAATGTACGGGAGGAAGGTGACGACGTACGCCAGCTTGCGATCACCACTAATTCAGGCTGGATCAACAGCTATGTGATGTTAAAATGGCTTGAAGAAGCGTTTGACCCCTTCACACGCGATATCGCCAGTGGCGGCCGGCAACGACGCCTGCTCATCCTCGACGGTGCGGAACCGCATACGAAGGTCGATTTCCTGGAAGCTTGCTGGGCTAGGAACATTgtcgttcttctccttccagcGAAGATGAGCGGCAGGTTCCAACCTCTGGATGTCGACTTCTTTAACACCTTAAAGGCAGCATACCATCGACAAGTGGATGCTTACCAACTTGGTAGCTCCCTTAGAGGGGTGGCCAAGGGGATGTTTTGGGGCTGGCACCAGAGGGCGTGGCGGGAGACGACGACCTCACGCCAAATTCGAGGAGCTTGGAGGAAATCAGGCCTGTTTCCTCTTGATCCCGTCGTCATGGGCGTTGAGGAGCAAGTGCTGGGcactcctcctcctcaggCTGTCGCTGTGGAGCCTCTTACCCCCCACAGTCTCCGCATCCTTCGCGCGAACGGTCGTGCTGTTCGGCAGGGCAAGCTGACCTCGTACCAGTCCATGGTCAAGCTTGAAAAAGCCACTGAGCAGCACTTGGCGAGGATCGCGCTtctggagaaggagctAGCTAGTGCCAATGCGGCCCTAGCGCTTGAAAGGGCTACTCGGGGGAGTAGGAGGAGGCAGAGGTATCCTGAGGGTCAACTCTTTGACCCGTCGTATCAGGAAGAGCATGCCGAGGAGCTTGCGACGAGGAAAGCGAAGGAAGCGGAGGCCAGGAGGAAGCGTAGGCAGACTGCTCGTGTCGGACACTGCAGGGCGGAGTCAAACGCCGCCCATGCATGCACGCCGGGCCCTTCGGGCACCTCCTAG
- a CDS encoding uncharacterized protein (Similar to TIGR gene model, INSD accession AAW42044.1), translated as MAPFTLNWGIISTGRISTTFAQDLLVDPATRNTKDVNHKIAAVGSRSVQSAQTFIDKLKESSEGKPWAWGVKNGVLDGVKARGNYEEVYNDPDVTVVYVGTPHVLHHRNAKDALLAGKHVLLEKPACLEVEELDELIKIAKEKNLFFMEAVWTRFQPIAYAIEEVIKSGILGKPRRFSADFSMDVNLDALPDSSRMINPALGGGSLLDMSAYPSVWAMLLVHRHPLNTDKDPKVLFTHQTIYPRSGVDINSRWLVEWKGLCQGMLMTDLGNAGQKGSTAVLQCDEGDLVIAYGPSRPDTFYIHPRPSRFPGPKGTITSSTTHYHPFHDGNNGMSYEADEVARCIRDGKIESERMPWNESRVVQGWVDKVRKEGPSETAKLVGTAGQ; from the exons ATGGCACCATTCACTCTCAACTGGGGTATTATCTCTACCGGCCGCATATCCACTACCTTTGCCCAAGACCTCCTCGTCGACCCGGCTACCCGCAACACCAAGGATGTCAACCACAAAATTGCTGCTGTCGGCTCCCGCTCCGTCCAGTCTGCTCAAACATTCATTGACAAACTTAAGGAAAGCTCCGAGGGGAAACCATGGGCTTGGGGAGTGAAGAATGGTGTTCTCGACGGTGTCAAGGCTAGGGGAAATTACGAGGAAGTGTACAACGATCCT GATGTCACCGTCGTTTACGTAGGCACCCCGCATGTTCTCCACCACCGTAACGCAAAGGACGCTCTGTTGGCCGGTAAACACGTCCTCCTCGAGAAGCCTGCTTGTCTTGAAGTTGAAGAGTTGGACGAGTTGATCAAGATTgcaaaggagaagaacCTTTTCTTTATGGA AGCTGTGTGGACACGATTCCAGCCTATCGCTTACGCCATCGAAGAGGTAATTAAATCCGGTATTCTAGGTAAACCCAGGCGATTTTCCGCCGATTTCTCCATGGACGTGAACTTGGACG CCTTGCCAGACTCTAGCCGTATGATCAACCCAGCTCTGGGAGGTGGCTCACTCCTTGATATGTCCGCCTACCCCTCTGTCTGGGCCATGCTCCTTGTCCACCGTCATCCTCTCAACACTGATAAAGACCCCAAGGTGCTCTTCACCCATCAAACTATTTACCCTCGCTCTGGAGTGGACATCAATTCGAGGTGGTTGGTTGAGTGGAAGGGGCTTTGTCAGGGAATGTTGATGACAGATTTGGGTAATGCTGGACAGAAGGGTTCAACGGCGGTTTTGCAGTGTGACGAAGGGGATTTGGTTATTGCCT ACGGCCCTTCCCGACCTGACACATTCTACATCCACCCCCGTCCCTCTCGCTTCCCCGGCCCTAAAGGCACCATCACCTCCTCCACTACTCACTATCACCCTTTCCATGATGGGAACAATGGGATGTCATACGAAGCAGATGAGGTTGCGAGGTGTATTAGGGATGGAAAAATTGAGAGCGAGAGGATGCCATGGAACGAGAGCAGGGTTGTGCAGGGCTGGGTTGATAAGGtgaggaaagaaggacCGAGCGAGACTGCCAAGTTGGTGGGGACCGCTGGACAATAG